The Haliaeetus albicilla chromosome 19, bHalAlb1.1, whole genome shotgun sequence genome has a segment encoding these proteins:
- the PVALB gene encoding parvalbumin alpha, with translation MAMTDVLSAEDIKKAVGAFSAAESFNYKKFFEMVGLKKKSPEDVKKVFHILDKDRSGFIEEEELKFVLKGFTPDGRDLSDKETKALLAAGDKDGDGKIGADEFATMVAES, from the exons ATGGCTATGACTGACGTGCTCAGTGCTGAGGATATCAAGAAGGCTGTGGGAGCCTTTTCAG CGGCTGAATCTTTTAACTACAAGAAGTTTTTCGAGATGGTAGGACTGAAAAAGAAGAGCCCAGAAGATGTGAAAAAGGTTTTCCATATTCTTGATAAAGATCGAAGTGGCTTCATTGAAGAGGAAGAATTAAA GTTTGTACTGAAGGGCTTTACCCCAGATGGAAGAGACCTATCGGACAAAGAAACGAAAGCTCTTCTGGCTGCTGGAGATAAGGACGGTGATGGTAAAATCGGCGCTGATG aaTTTGCAACTATGGTGGCTGAATCATAA